The following proteins are co-located in the Acidicapsa acidisoli genome:
- a CDS encoding DUF4260 domain-containing protein — protein sequence MTSASSLPAEKPAVAPPVLWWLRLEGLAVAALAVVLYARTGASWWLFAVLWLVPDLSMVGYFVDPRLGANCYNAIHSYLLPITLAVAALSFQRAALPFVLIWFNHIGVDRLLGYGLKYPTAFGHTHLTEPRRLQAPRQHAPQK from the coding sequence ATGACTTCAGCCAGCTCTCTACCCGCCGAGAAGCCTGCCGTCGCGCCGCCGGTTCTCTGGTGGCTGCGCCTGGAGGGTCTTGCTGTCGCAGCACTGGCAGTCGTCCTGTACGCACGCACAGGCGCAAGCTGGTGGCTCTTCGCGGTGCTCTGGCTAGTTCCAGATCTATCGATGGTCGGCTATTTTGTCGATCCGCGCCTGGGCGCCAATTGCTACAATGCAATCCACTCCTACCTGCTGCCGATAACCCTCGCGGTCGCCGCGCTATCGTTTCAACGAGCTGCGCTGCCCTTTGTCCTGATCTGGTTCAACCACATTGGGGTGGATCGGCTGCTGGGTTACGGCCTGAAATACCCAACAGCCTTTGGACACACCCATCTCACCGAGCCGCGACGTTTGCAAGCTCCCAGGCAGCACGCTCCTC
- a CDS encoding DUF2461 domain-containing protein, with translation MPSPAKPRPAKSTATAPHLRKEGMAFLRALIRVNKTDPVEAREWFQANKAVYEAELKEPMLAIIRHVTDAMLDFAPEHVRPAEKSLFRIYRDTRFSNDKRPYKEHIAAWWTHTGLDKTSGAGYYFHISSKDVIIAAGAYMPEKDQLAAIRHWLLDHHAEFRKLLEKPAVRKAFREFEGNALTRPPKGFPADHPALDLIRCRQWGLAATLPAEAALEPNLAAQVVRHFKLAAPVVAALNTPIAAALEETRKPRKPVLFGLPQGPKTAKNR, from the coding sequence ATGCCAAGTCCCGCAAAGCCCCGCCCGGCTAAATCAACTGCAACCGCCCCGCACCTTCGCAAGGAAGGCATGGCCTTTCTCCGTGCGCTCATTCGCGTCAACAAGACCGACCCTGTCGAAGCCCGCGAATGGTTCCAGGCCAACAAGGCTGTCTATGAGGCCGAGTTGAAGGAGCCGATGCTGGCCATCATCCGCCACGTCACGGACGCCATGCTGGACTTTGCCCCCGAGCACGTTCGCCCGGCGGAAAAATCCCTCTTCCGCATCTACCGCGACACACGCTTCTCCAACGACAAGCGCCCTTACAAGGAGCACATCGCCGCCTGGTGGACGCACACCGGGCTCGACAAGACTTCGGGCGCGGGCTATTACTTCCACATCTCTTCGAAGGACGTGATTATAGCCGCCGGGGCCTACATGCCGGAGAAGGATCAACTCGCCGCCATTCGCCACTGGCTGCTCGATCATCATGCGGAGTTTCGCAAGCTCCTCGAAAAGCCCGCCGTCAGGAAGGCATTCCGCGAGTTCGAAGGCAACGCTCTCACGCGCCCGCCCAAAGGCTTTCCCGCAGATCATCCTGCTCTCGATCTCATCCGCTGCCGCCAATGGGGTCTGGCCGCCACGCTGCCAGCCGAGGCCGCATTGGAGCCCAATCTTGCCGCTCAAGTCGTGCGGCATTTCAAGCTCGCGGCACCCGTGGTGGCGGCTCTCAATACGCCTATTGCGGCAGCTTTGGAAGAGACTCGCAAGCCACGCAAACCGGTGCTCTTTGGTCTGCCGCAAGGCCCAAAAACGGCCAAAAACCGGTAA
- a CDS encoding HU family DNA-binding protein: protein MATGLTKTALIRLLAEKLELTNKQVAAFLDTLAETAVKETKKNGVFIIPGIGRLVKAERKARVGRNPQTGAAIKIKAKTVVKFRVAKAAKDVIAPAKK from the coding sequence ATGGCAACAGGATTGACCAAGACAGCCCTCATCCGCCTTCTGGCTGAAAAGCTGGAACTCACCAACAAGCAGGTTGCAGCGTTTCTCGACACCCTGGCGGAAACGGCCGTCAAGGAGACCAAGAAGAACGGGGTATTCATCATCCCCGGCATCGGTCGCCTCGTCAAGGCCGAGCGCAAGGCACGCGTAGGCCGCAACCCGCAAACCGGCGCGGCCATCAAGATCAAGGCCAAGACCGTGGTGAAGTTCCGCGTAGCCAAGGCTGCCAAGGACGTCATCGCGCCCGCCAAGAAGTAA
- the ruvA gene encoding Holliday junction branch migration protein RuvA has product MIAHLRGKLIHKQPGQAIVEAAGVGYDVTISVPTFTALPAVGAEASLHIHTQVREDQIALFGFLERDEKRLFERLITVTGVGPKLAVTLLSGLSPERAVTAIRAQDHASLTRIPGVGKKLAERLVLELKDKLDDFATAPVPAAVQGAAAEDVLSALTNLGYQRPAAEKAIQLSVAKEAALAADFDGLFRAALKIIR; this is encoded by the coding sequence ATGATCGCTCACCTACGCGGCAAACTGATCCACAAACAACCCGGCCAGGCCATCGTCGAAGCTGCCGGGGTGGGTTACGACGTCACCATCTCCGTCCCCACCTTCACCGCGTTGCCTGCAGTTGGCGCGGAAGCTTCGCTGCACATCCACACCCAGGTTCGAGAAGATCAGATCGCGCTCTTCGGCTTTCTGGAGCGCGACGAAAAACGCCTCTTCGAGCGGTTGATCACCGTCACCGGCGTCGGCCCCAAGCTGGCCGTCACCCTGCTCAGCGGACTCTCGCCCGAACGCGCCGTTACCGCCATCCGTGCCCAGGACCATGCAAGCCTCACGCGCATTCCCGGCGTCGGCAAGAAGCTGGCTGAGCGCCTCGTGCTCGAGTTGAAAGACAAATTAGACGACTTCGCCACCGCGCCCGTCCCAGCCGCCGTTCAGGGAGCCGCGGCCGAGGACGTGCTCTCTGCGCTGACCAACCTCGGCTATCAGCGCCCTGCTGCCGAAAAAGCAATCCAGCTTTCGGTTGCAAAAGAAGCCGCGTTAGCCGCCGATTTCGATGGTTTGTTCCGCGCCGCGCTGAAAATCATTCGCTGA